Genomic DNA from Candidatus Binatia bacterium:
CTACGCGCTGGATATCCAGAAGGCCGCGCTCGAGCGGACCTTCGATCTCGTGCTGTGCAGCGAAGTGATCGAACACCTCGACGATCCCGTCGCGGCCATCCGTCACCTCGCATCGATGCTGAACCCCGGCGGACGACTCGTCCTGACGTGTCCCACGGGAACGGTTTACGCGACAGAGAAGCATTTCGGCCACGTGCGTCATCCGACGCGCGGCTGGCTCGAGCAGGAGACCGTTGCCGCAGGACTCCGGGTCGCCTCTCTTCAATGCTGGGGATGGCCGCTCTACGGTCTGCTGAAGTGGGCAACGAACGTCAACGCGAACTGGGCGCTCCGCAATTTTGCAGACGGACGCTATTCGACCGCCGCAAAGCTCGTCTCGAGCAGCCTTTACTGGACGAACTTCCTCAACAAGCCCGACGATGCGCGCGGATGCCAGCTGATTGGCGTGTTCGAGAAGGCACCGTAGCCGTGCAGGACAGA
This window encodes:
- a CDS encoding class I SAM-dependent methyltransferase; amino-acid sequence: MTLPFPEPSLRGYIAQSPSLQMTTQPIDQRSAAERNTAIYDRFWEDAPDYVRYHPGARHRRRLILRAVGRSPYASVLDVGCGDGTLLRQVRRARPDVAVWAGADLSASQVERNKSRLADVDFYALDIQKAALERTFDLVLCSEVIEHLDDPVAAIRHLASMLNPGGRLVLTCPTGTVYATEKHFGHVRHPTRGWLEQETVAAGLRVASLQCWGWPLYGLLKWATNVNANWALRNFADGRYSTAAKLVSSSLYWTNFLNKPDDARGCQLIGVFEKAP